DNA sequence from the Eulemur rufifrons isolate Redbay chromosome 6, OSU_ERuf_1, whole genome shotgun sequence genome:
TGGCACCTTGCGACCACCTGGTGAAGGTGGTGGCTGCGGTGTCTCCCCTGTGGAGCCGCCCTTCTTCCCTTGTCACTGACGGCGTCTGGGAGGCGCTTTGAGGTTCTGCTGATGCCGGCTCTGCTCAGACTCACCTGCGGGTTTCCGCGGCGTTGGTGGCTCGCACTGGAACGGCCATCGTGTGCGGTACTTGTCGTCCCCTCCCCGTTTACCAGCGAACAGCCTTTTGTGAACAAGAGCCGGCTTTCCTCCCACCTGCAATGATTCATTTACTCGGGATGGCGTGAAGATACCCATGCTGCTGAGCTGTGATCGAGCATCGTGGCTTGTTTTTGCTCCCACATCACAGCTCCGACTGCTGGGAGCCCCTCCCATCGGCTGCTGTGTCCTGTCCCATGCACGTCCCCCAAGCCGTCCCCTCTCTGGACAGACCAGGCGCCCTCGTGCCCTGGGCCCCGAGGCAGGACGTGGAGAAGACAGCGTGCCGCAGACACACGTCTGCAGTGTTTGAGTGTCTTAAACAGAAGTTCTGTACAATTTCTCCtgttttttgtttcgtttttgaAACGTGCCGGTGTGACCCATCTTGCTCATTTCTTGGCCCACTGATGGGCCACGCCCTGCGTGTGGGGTGGTCCTTGAGCCTGAGGCTGGTGTGGCCGAGTGGTGACTCCAGGGTCCTGCCTGCAGGCTGGATGACTGCGGCCTCACGGAGGTGCGGTGCCAGGACATCAGCTCCGCCCTGCGGGCCAACCCCGCCCTGACGGAGCTCAGCCTGCGCACCAACGAGCTGGGCGACGCTGGCGTGCGCCTGGTGCTGCAGGGCCTGCAGAGCCCCAGCTGCAAGATCCAGAAgctgaggtgagctggggccCTGCCCGGGCTTGCAGGGGCCGCGGTGGGCCGGCAACGGCTGCGGGCGCGTCAGCTTCAGCCGGAGGCACGTGGGTGGTGTCCACACACTGCGGGGACAGGGCCCCTGTCACCCCTGGGCATCACCGCGCCACCCTGCGGACAAGGGGCTTTGCAGAACAGCCCTGGGCCCGCGGACCCAGAGCCCCCCCAGGGAAGGACAGGCACAGACCTGCCCCCTGCGAGGTGCTGCCTGGCCGCGGGGAGGCCCTGACGGCGGGTGTGCGCCAGCCTGCAGAACTGCTGCCTCACGGAGGCCGGCTGCGGGGTCCTGCCCGGCGTGCTGCGCTCCGTGCCCACCCTGCGAGAGCTGCACCTCAGCGACAACCCCTTGGGGGACACGGGCCTACGGCTGCTCTGCGAGGGACTCCTGGACCCCCGGTGCCACCTTGAAAGGCTGCAGTGAGTGTGCTCTGCTGGGGGTGGCTCCCCGCTGCCCCTCCCCGGCACGTGGGAACCGAGGAGGGGCCGGGTCGCAGGGCCCCGAGGTGCTCCTCCCCTGTGGCGCTGCGGCTGGGGACCCCGTTGGGTCCCACCTCCCCATCCAGTTGCCTCTGCAAGGCGCTGGCAGCCGTCCTGGGACCCATGGCGGGAACCGGTGCCAGCTGAGTCAGGTGGCCTGGCCACGAGTGACCACGGCCGAGCGTGATTTCCCGGGTCTGGTAGAGCCCTGGGTGCGAAGGGGCCTCTGGGCTGGTGAAGGGTTTCCGGTGTCCACGTGGGCTGGAGCCCTGGACACTGCCCGCCCTGCCCTGAGCCCTGGGGAtgggtctctgggcctcagtacTCCCGCGACGCTAAGGGGTCGCACCCCTCCCTGTCCCCGTCCCGGGGGCTGACACCCGCCCGCCCGCCCCAGGCTGGAGTACTGCAACCTCACGGCCGCCAGCTGCGAGCCCCTGGCCTCGGTGCTCCGGGCCAAGCCGGACTTCAAGGAGCTCATGCTGAGCAACAACGAGATCGGCGAGGCCGGCGTCCGCGTGCTGTGCCAGGGCCTGAAGGACTCCCCCTGCCAGCTTGAGACGCTCAAGTAGGTGCGGGGCCGGGTGGGGGGTGCGGGGAGCAGcttggggcggggaggggggggggctCCCTGCTCCCACGGCACATCTTGCGTCCCAGGCTGGAGAGCTGCGGTGTCACGACGGCCAACTGCAGGGACCTGTGCGGCATCGTGGCTTCCAAGGCCTCGCTGCGGGAGCTGGACCTGGGCAGCAACCAGCTGGGCGACGCGGGGCTGGCGGAGCTGTGCCCGGGGCTGCTGCGGCCCAGCTCCCGGCTCAGGACGCTGTGGTGAGCCGGCCTCCCTCGGGGGCGACGGCTCTCCCGggtgccccccccccgccccgtcccccgCTGCGCCCGGTGCTGGTGAGGAGCATCTGTAGAGCGTGTCGCTGCCCCGCAGGCTCTGGGAGTGTGGCATCACCGCAGAGGGCTGCCGGGAGCTGTGCCGCGTCCTCAGGGCCAAGGAGAGCCTCAAGGAGCTCAGCCTGGCCGGCAACGAGCTGGGGGACGCGGGCGCCCGCCTGCTGTGCGAGAGCCTGCTGGAGCCCGGCTGCCAGCTGGAGTCGCTGTGGTGAGGCCCCAGGGGGGCGGGCGAGGCGCTGGGGCTGCCGGCTCAGCCCCGACCCTCGGGTCCTGCCCGGGAGGGGTGCGGCCTGGCGGGGGCCCGGGGCCTGGGGGGAAGGGCCGGCTGCAGCCGTGGCCCAAACCGCGCCGTCCACAGGGTGAAGACCTGCAGCCTCACCGCCGCCTGCTGCCCCCTCTTCAGCTCGGTGCTGGCGCAGAACAAGTCCCTGCTGGAGCTGCAGATGAGCAGCAACAAGCTGGGCGACGCGGGTGTGCGGGAGCTCGGCCAGGGCCTGTGCCAGCCGGGCGCCGTGCTGCGGGTGCTCtggtgcgtgtgcgtgtgtgtgcgcgtccCGTGGAACAGTAAGCGGGCTCTGGGGTTCCACGCTTGAAGCCTGGTCTCTTTCCGGGTCTCCCCGACTCTTGCTAAAGCACTTTCTCTAGAAGTTCCCAAGAAACATGCCACGGAGGTGACTTGGGAGCCTTGGCTGGGTGTGGAGCCCTGTGCCGCGCGTGGGCCCGTCGCTGGCCAGTGCTGCTGTGTCATTTTCTGTCTTCTGGGGGAACTCTGCTCTTCTGATCCCTGATCCACCGTGATCCTCCTGGCAGCTTCTAAAGAGCTCTCTGTCCGTCGTATTCGGGTTCGCCGTGCCCGGGGCCGGACAGGGACTGAGACACAAGCTGCCAGGCCGCACTGGGGGAGCAGCCGGTGCAGGAGCATTTCGGGGTCCTCTGGCACGCCGGGCATGGGCCTGTCACCATCCcaggcccaggtcacacagcccatCCTCCGTCCTGACCTCCACCCTGCTCCCCCCAGGCTGGGGGACTGCGAGGTGACCGACGGTGGCTGTGGCAGCCTGGCCTCGACCCTGCTGGCCAACCGCAGCCTGCGCGAGCTGGACCTCAGCAACAACTGCCTGGGAGACCCGGGCGTCCTGCAGCTGATAGACAGCCTCCGGCAGCCGGGCTGCGCCCTGGAGCAGCTGGTGTGAGTGGGCGCCCGGCCCGGGGCTCAGGcaggcggggcgggggtggggacggggcggGGACACCCAGCCCACTCCTTGCCCACCCTGCGCAGCCTGTACGACATCTACTGGTCTGAGGAGATAGACAACCAGGTGAGGGTCCTGGAGGAGGACAAGCCGTCCCTGCGGATCATCTCCTGAGCCCACTGCCGGCCACCAGGCTCCTCCACCTGCTCTCCCTGGACAGTGGCCGCAGCCACCCACAGGGTGGACCGGCTCCCCGGGGGGCGCACTCTGTGGGTATCCTAGCTTTCCCTGGAAAGAAACGCTTAAATCaacttattttagaaaagtttagACACTTTATCGTCATTAAAGCACTTTTTTGGCAAGAGGGTGCCCGTCCTTCCTTGTGGGGTCCCCTGAGGAGACCACAGTGTCCAGGGCTAGCAGGGGTCTCGGCCCCTCTCTGCCATTATTAGTGGCGCCCACCTCCCGCCACTCTGGGGTCACGGGGTGTGCGGGGCCTGCGGGAGCTGCCCTGGCCTGGCCGCCTGCAGCCTGGGCCCCAGCACCGTCCccccgccagccccagccccgtcaGCTCTGCGGCTCTCTGGATGGGGGGGCCGGGTGCACCTCAAGCCCCTGCGCAGCCCAGGGGGGACCTGCattgccgggggctgggggggggctGCCCCGCGAGGCCGTGGGAGGCTCGTCGGCTCTGAGGGCCGAGTGCCCAGGCACAGACTTCAGGTTTGCTGCTGTGACGCCTGTCAAGGTGCCCCACGGTCTTCAGTTTCTGTGACAAATCTGATCCCCTGTTCAGAGGAACCAGGGCTCCCTGGAGAACAGGGTGACCCAGGCCTGCGGCAAAACATGCACAAGGTGGGCCCGGAGCGTGTCATAGCCTCAGAGACCAGAGCTGGGACGAGTGAGGACGGGTGGGGCGGCCCCTCCAGCGAGGTGCCATGTCCACCCACCAGATGCAGCGCCGAGGGCCCAGGGTGGCCAGGGTGGCGTCAGGGAGGCTGTCCCTGCAGCGGGGAGACGGGGCCGCCACTCTCACCAAGGGGTCAAAGCCGCCACCCGTGAGGGGAGCAGAAGGAGCttcctgggggtgctggggggacGTCGAGCGGCTCCAGCTCCAGGGAAGCGTGAGGGCAGCGGCGTGACCCTGGCCCGTGCGGGACACAGTGGCCCCAGCAGGACAGTGTCAGGGACACACGCAGGACTCGGGGAAACCGCTGCAGGAGCCGCCCTGGGCAGAGGCATTGGGGTACAGTCCTCAAGCGCCCCACGTTCCAGCCCCGCGACTTACGGAGGGTGGAATCTTCCCACCACGCTTTCGCCTCTTCGTGTGCGCTTGCAAATTTTCATGGTCGGGTTTTAACGTTCCAGCCTGAGCAGGTGGCTGCCCCTCCCAGGGACCCTGTGGCCACTGCCCAGCGGGTCACCAGCCCCATCCCACGGCCGGGACAGATGCAGCGGTGGGGAGGTGGCCCCGGCGACCCGCACACGCACCCACCGCACTCCAGGGGGTCTCGGGCAGAGGCAGAGCCGACCTGCCGGCCCCCCGTGCTTCGCGGGTCTCCCAGGGGGCGcggaaggcagggaggaggaggaggctgcagaCCTTCGTCGCCACtttatttgttctgtttgctCGTGGGGATGACCCTGAACTCAGGGAGCCACGGACACGGGTCCCAGCACCCAGTTACAGGCCTCCGGCCCTTCGAGTGTCCGACTCAGTTTACCCTGAGGGGCCAGTCCAGCGGCCTCCAACGCCATCCACAGGCCGCCAGGTCACTCTGCCAAACGAAGACTCGCGGGAACGGCTCAGTGCTGCCGTCTGATCGACGCCTCTCGGCCGCTCGGTGGACGACCGTCCCTCGCACACAGGCCGCCAGGAGgggcccccgcccccaccgcgcTGCCTCGGAGCAGCTGGGGCGAGGGGCGCGGAGAGGGCCGGCGGAGCCAGGGCTGGGCCGTGccagggctgggtgacggggcACTCGGGGCCAGAGGCCACTGGGCTGCGCAGGGACCCTCACTCCAGAGGAACCAGCTGCCCTGGGCCAAGCCCCAGCAACCAAGGACACACACGTGTATCACACGCAGTCACCCGTGTGTACACGCTTACGTGCACACACGCAGATGAAGCCAGGGCAGGCTGCCTTCACCCCTCCTCAGTCCCTCTGAGTGGAGCGCACAGGAGGAAGAACAGGACCTCAAGGCGGGCCTGGGTCCGGGGAGGCTCCCGGGGTGGCTGAGCTGCAGGTCAGTTTGGAGCTGGAGGCCCCGTCCCCTCTGCCGCCCCCGTCCCCTCTGCCGCCCCCGTCCCCTCTGCCGCCCCCgtcccctctgccacccccgGCCCTGGCGGGTCTTCGTCCGGCCCCAGTGGGTGCTGGTCCCCGTTGCCGACGGCTCTGCCCGGGCCGCCCCTGCTCTGCTGCTTCTGCCGCCGGGTCTCCTTGTACCTCAAGGTGATGTCCCTGGGGGTGGCGCAGGGAGGCCCGGTCACACCTGCTCCCGCACCAGCCCCCGGCTGGGCCCCGTGGACATCCGGGCACCTTTGTCCCTTCAGAGGTC
Encoded proteins:
- the RNH1 gene encoding ribonuclease inhibitor, translated to MSLDIQCEQLSDARWTELLPLIQQYQVVRLDDCGLTEVRCQDISSALRANPALTELSLRTNELGDAGVRLVLQGLQSPSCKIQKLSLQNCCLTEAGCGVLPGVLRSVPTLRELHLSDNPLGDTGLRLLCEGLLDPRCHLERLQLEYCNLTAASCEPLASVLRAKPDFKELMLSNNEIGEAGVRVLCQGLKDSPCQLETLKLESCGVTTANCRDLCGIVASKASLRELDLGSNQLGDAGLAELCPGLLRPSSRLRTLWLWECGITAEGCRELCRVLRAKESLKELSLAGNELGDAGARLLCESLLEPGCQLESLWVKTCSLTAACCPLFSSVLAQNKSLLELQMSSNKLGDAGVRELGQGLCQPGAVLRVLWLGDCEVTDGGCGSLASTLLANRSLRELDLSNNCLGDPGVLQLIDSLRQPGCALEQLVLYDIYWSEEIDNQVRVLEEDKPSLRIIS